The Sesamum indicum cultivar Zhongzhi No. 13 linkage group LG1, S_indicum_v1.0, whole genome shotgun sequence genome includes a window with the following:
- the LOC105173343 gene encoding common plant regulatory factor 1 isoform X4, with protein MGNSEEAKPSKSEKSSPPAMAFYGPRLAVPPYMNSAVASHAPPPYMWGPPQSMIPPYGAPYAAFYAHGGVYAHPGVPLAGTSLSMETPVKSSGNTDGGFVKKLKEIDGLAISIGNGNGSSAEHGTERRTSDSYDTEDSSDGSNGDTAGAGQSGKKRSRQGSPSRAGDGKVEKKNSIVPALEVDRTSEKMIDAIPNANAPVKAMENMNTALELKDPSLTVKSGPTHVPQASMPNETWLQNERELKRERRKQSNRESARRSRLRKQAETEELANKVQALTAENMALKSEINKLMESSEKLKLDNAALLEQLKDAQLGQTDEISLHKIDNLRLKKPVGTVNLLARVNNSDSTDRRNEEGESYENRSPGAKLHQLLDSSPRTDAVAAG; from the exons ATGGGGAACAGTGAAGAAGCAAAACCTTCAAAGTCTGAAAAGTCATCTCCACCTGCAATG GCTTTCTATGGTCCAAGACTTGCTGTACCACCATATATGAACTCTGCTGTTGCTTCTCACGCGCCTCCTCCTTATATGTGGGGTCCACCACAG TCTATGATCCCCCCTTATGGGGCTCCATATGCTGCATTCTATGCTCATGGAGGAGTTTATGCACATCCTGGAGTTCCTCTG GCTGGTACTTCTTTGAGCATGGAAACACCAGTCAAGTCATCAGGGAATACAGATGGAGGCTTTGTGAAGaagttaaaagaaattgatggTCTTGCAATATCAATAGGCAATGGAAATGGCTCCAGTGCGGAACATGGAACTGAACGTAGAACCTCAGACAG TTATGACACTGAAGATTCCAGTGATGGAAGCAATGGGGATACAGCAGGG GCTGGTCAGAGTGGCAAGAAGAGAAGCAGACAAGGATCCCCCAGCAGAG CAGGAGATGGAAAAGTTGAGAAAAAGAACAGTATAGTTCCTGCATTGGAAGTTGACCGGACTTCTGAGAAGATGATAGATGCTATTCCAAATGCTAATGCACCAGTAAAAGCAATGGAGAACATGAACACTGCATTGGAACTCAAGGATCCTTCTCTGACTGTGAAGTCAGGTCCAACTCATGTTCCACAAGCATCAATGCCAAATGAAACCTGGTTGCAG AATGAAAGAGAGCTGAAGCGAGAAAGGAGGAAACAGTCCAATCGAGAATCTGCAAGAAGATCGAGACTGAGGAAACAG GCTGAGACTGAGGAACTAGCTAATAAAGTCCAAGCACTAACTGCTGAGAACATGGCCCTCAAATCTgagataaataagttaatGGAAAGCTCTGAGAAACTGAAGCTTGACAATGCTGCACTACTg GAGCAACTAAAAGACGCCCAGCTAGGGCAAACAGACGAGATAAGTCTTCACAAGATTGACAATTTGAGGCTGAAAAAACCAGTAGGCACCGTCAACCTACTTGCTAGAGTTAACAACTCTGATTCCACAGACAGAAGGAACGAGGAAGGTGAATCCTACGAGAACAGAAGTCCTGGAGCTAAGCTTCATCAGCTTCTTGACAGTAGCCCCAGGACAGATGCTGTCGCTGCTGGTTGA
- the LOC105173343 gene encoding common plant regulatory factor 1 isoform X2, which yields MGNSEEAKPSKSEKSSPPAMSKCLSHWQDQNNVHVYPDWATMQAFYGPRLAVPPYMNSAVASHAPPPYMWGPPQSMIPPYGAPYAAFYAHGGVYAHPGVPLAGTSLSMETPVKSSGNTDGGFVKKLKEIDGLAISIGNGNGSSAEHGTERRTSDSYDTEDSSDGSNGDTAGAGQSGKKRSRQGSPSRGDGKVEKKNSIVPALEVDRTSEKMIDAIPNANAPVKAMENMNTALELKDPSLTVKSGPTHVPQASMPNETWLQNERELKRERRKQSNRESARRSRLRKQAETEELANKVQALTAENMALKSEINKLMESSEKLKLDNAALLEQLKDAQLGQTDEISLHKIDNLRLKKPVGTVNLLARVNNSDSTDRRNEEGESYENRSPGAKLHQLLDSSPRTDAVAAG from the exons ATGGGGAACAGTGAAGAAGCAAAACCTTCAAAGTCTGAAAAGTCATCTCCACCTGCAATG TCCAAATGCCTTTCGCATTGGCAGGACCAGAACAACGTTCATGTGTATCCTGATTGGGCTACAATGCAG GCTTTCTATGGTCCAAGACTTGCTGTACCACCATATATGAACTCTGCTGTTGCTTCTCACGCGCCTCCTCCTTATATGTGGGGTCCACCACAG TCTATGATCCCCCCTTATGGGGCTCCATATGCTGCATTCTATGCTCATGGAGGAGTTTATGCACATCCTGGAGTTCCTCTG GCTGGTACTTCTTTGAGCATGGAAACACCAGTCAAGTCATCAGGGAATACAGATGGAGGCTTTGTGAAGaagttaaaagaaattgatggTCTTGCAATATCAATAGGCAATGGAAATGGCTCCAGTGCGGAACATGGAACTGAACGTAGAACCTCAGACAG TTATGACACTGAAGATTCCAGTGATGGAAGCAATGGGGATACAGCAGGG GCTGGTCAGAGTGGCAAGAAGAGAAGCAGACAAGGATCCCCCAGCAGAG GAGATGGAAAAGTTGAGAAAAAGAACAGTATAGTTCCTGCATTGGAAGTTGACCGGACTTCTGAGAAGATGATAGATGCTATTCCAAATGCTAATGCACCAGTAAAAGCAATGGAGAACATGAACACTGCATTGGAACTCAAGGATCCTTCTCTGACTGTGAAGTCAGGTCCAACTCATGTTCCACAAGCATCAATGCCAAATGAAACCTGGTTGCAG AATGAAAGAGAGCTGAAGCGAGAAAGGAGGAAACAGTCCAATCGAGAATCTGCAAGAAGATCGAGACTGAGGAAACAG GCTGAGACTGAGGAACTAGCTAATAAAGTCCAAGCACTAACTGCTGAGAACATGGCCCTCAAATCTgagataaataagttaatGGAAAGCTCTGAGAAACTGAAGCTTGACAATGCTGCACTACTg GAGCAACTAAAAGACGCCCAGCTAGGGCAAACAGACGAGATAAGTCTTCACAAGATTGACAATTTGAGGCTGAAAAAACCAGTAGGCACCGTCAACCTACTTGCTAGAGTTAACAACTCTGATTCCACAGACAGAAGGAACGAGGAAGGTGAATCCTACGAGAACAGAAGTCCTGGAGCTAAGCTTCATCAGCTTCTTGACAGTAGCCCCAGGACAGATGCTGTCGCTGCTGGTTGA
- the LOC105173343 gene encoding common plant regulatory factor 1 isoform X5, whose amino-acid sequence MQAFYGPRLAVPPYMNSAVASHAPPPYMWGPPQSMIPPYGAPYAAFYAHGGVYAHPGVPLAGTSLSMETPVKSSGNTDGGFVKKLKEIDGLAISIGNGNGSSAEHGTERRTSDSYDTEDSSDGSNGDTAGAGQSGKKRSRQGSPSRAGDGKVEKKNSIVPALEVDRTSEKMIDAIPNANAPVKAMENMNTALELKDPSLTVKSGPTHVPQASMPNETWLQNERELKRERRKQSNRESARRSRLRKQAETEELANKVQALTAENMALKSEINKLMESSEKLKLDNAALLEQLKDAQLGQTDEISLHKIDNLRLKKPVGTVNLLARVNNSDSTDRRNEEGESYENRSPGAKLHQLLDSSPRTDAVAAG is encoded by the exons ATGCAG GCTTTCTATGGTCCAAGACTTGCTGTACCACCATATATGAACTCTGCTGTTGCTTCTCACGCGCCTCCTCCTTATATGTGGGGTCCACCACAG TCTATGATCCCCCCTTATGGGGCTCCATATGCTGCATTCTATGCTCATGGAGGAGTTTATGCACATCCTGGAGTTCCTCTG GCTGGTACTTCTTTGAGCATGGAAACACCAGTCAAGTCATCAGGGAATACAGATGGAGGCTTTGTGAAGaagttaaaagaaattgatggTCTTGCAATATCAATAGGCAATGGAAATGGCTCCAGTGCGGAACATGGAACTGAACGTAGAACCTCAGACAG TTATGACACTGAAGATTCCAGTGATGGAAGCAATGGGGATACAGCAGGG GCTGGTCAGAGTGGCAAGAAGAGAAGCAGACAAGGATCCCCCAGCAGAG CAGGAGATGGAAAAGTTGAGAAAAAGAACAGTATAGTTCCTGCATTGGAAGTTGACCGGACTTCTGAGAAGATGATAGATGCTATTCCAAATGCTAATGCACCAGTAAAAGCAATGGAGAACATGAACACTGCATTGGAACTCAAGGATCCTTCTCTGACTGTGAAGTCAGGTCCAACTCATGTTCCACAAGCATCAATGCCAAATGAAACCTGGTTGCAG AATGAAAGAGAGCTGAAGCGAGAAAGGAGGAAACAGTCCAATCGAGAATCTGCAAGAAGATCGAGACTGAGGAAACAG GCTGAGACTGAGGAACTAGCTAATAAAGTCCAAGCACTAACTGCTGAGAACATGGCCCTCAAATCTgagataaataagttaatGGAAAGCTCTGAGAAACTGAAGCTTGACAATGCTGCACTACTg GAGCAACTAAAAGACGCCCAGCTAGGGCAAACAGACGAGATAAGTCTTCACAAGATTGACAATTTGAGGCTGAAAAAACCAGTAGGCACCGTCAACCTACTTGCTAGAGTTAACAACTCTGATTCCACAGACAGAAGGAACGAGGAAGGTGAATCCTACGAGAACAGAAGTCCTGGAGCTAAGCTTCATCAGCTTCTTGACAGTAGCCCCAGGACAGATGCTGTCGCTGCTGGTTGA
- the LOC105173343 gene encoding common plant regulatory factor 1 isoform X1 — translation MGNSEEAKPSKSEKSSPPAMSKCLSHWQDQNNVHVYPDWATMQAFYGPRLAVPPYMNSAVASHAPPPYMWGPPQSMIPPYGAPYAAFYAHGGVYAHPGVPLAGTSLSMETPVKSSGNTDGGFVKKLKEIDGLAISIGNGNGSSAEHGTERRTSDSYDTEDSSDGSNGDTAGAGQSGKKRSRQGSPSRAGDGKVEKKNSIVPALEVDRTSEKMIDAIPNANAPVKAMENMNTALELKDPSLTVKSGPTHVPQASMPNETWLQNERELKRERRKQSNRESARRSRLRKQAETEELANKVQALTAENMALKSEINKLMESSEKLKLDNAALLEQLKDAQLGQTDEISLHKIDNLRLKKPVGTVNLLARVNNSDSTDRRNEEGESYENRSPGAKLHQLLDSSPRTDAVAAG, via the exons ATGGGGAACAGTGAAGAAGCAAAACCTTCAAAGTCTGAAAAGTCATCTCCACCTGCAATG TCCAAATGCCTTTCGCATTGGCAGGACCAGAACAACGTTCATGTGTATCCTGATTGGGCTACAATGCAG GCTTTCTATGGTCCAAGACTTGCTGTACCACCATATATGAACTCTGCTGTTGCTTCTCACGCGCCTCCTCCTTATATGTGGGGTCCACCACAG TCTATGATCCCCCCTTATGGGGCTCCATATGCTGCATTCTATGCTCATGGAGGAGTTTATGCACATCCTGGAGTTCCTCTG GCTGGTACTTCTTTGAGCATGGAAACACCAGTCAAGTCATCAGGGAATACAGATGGAGGCTTTGTGAAGaagttaaaagaaattgatggTCTTGCAATATCAATAGGCAATGGAAATGGCTCCAGTGCGGAACATGGAACTGAACGTAGAACCTCAGACAG TTATGACACTGAAGATTCCAGTGATGGAAGCAATGGGGATACAGCAGGG GCTGGTCAGAGTGGCAAGAAGAGAAGCAGACAAGGATCCCCCAGCAGAG CAGGAGATGGAAAAGTTGAGAAAAAGAACAGTATAGTTCCTGCATTGGAAGTTGACCGGACTTCTGAGAAGATGATAGATGCTATTCCAAATGCTAATGCACCAGTAAAAGCAATGGAGAACATGAACACTGCATTGGAACTCAAGGATCCTTCTCTGACTGTGAAGTCAGGTCCAACTCATGTTCCACAAGCATCAATGCCAAATGAAACCTGGTTGCAG AATGAAAGAGAGCTGAAGCGAGAAAGGAGGAAACAGTCCAATCGAGAATCTGCAAGAAGATCGAGACTGAGGAAACAG GCTGAGACTGAGGAACTAGCTAATAAAGTCCAAGCACTAACTGCTGAGAACATGGCCCTCAAATCTgagataaataagttaatGGAAAGCTCTGAGAAACTGAAGCTTGACAATGCTGCACTACTg GAGCAACTAAAAGACGCCCAGCTAGGGCAAACAGACGAGATAAGTCTTCACAAGATTGACAATTTGAGGCTGAAAAAACCAGTAGGCACCGTCAACCTACTTGCTAGAGTTAACAACTCTGATTCCACAGACAGAAGGAACGAGGAAGGTGAATCCTACGAGAACAGAAGTCCTGGAGCTAAGCTTCATCAGCTTCTTGACAGTAGCCCCAGGACAGATGCTGTCGCTGCTGGTTGA
- the LOC105173343 gene encoding common plant regulatory factor 1 isoform X3 produces the protein MGNSEEAKPSKSEKSSPPAMDQNNVHVYPDWATMQAFYGPRLAVPPYMNSAVASHAPPPYMWGPPQSMIPPYGAPYAAFYAHGGVYAHPGVPLAGTSLSMETPVKSSGNTDGGFVKKLKEIDGLAISIGNGNGSSAEHGTERRTSDSYDTEDSSDGSNGDTAGAGQSGKKRSRQGSPSRAGDGKVEKKNSIVPALEVDRTSEKMIDAIPNANAPVKAMENMNTALELKDPSLTVKSGPTHVPQASMPNETWLQNERELKRERRKQSNRESARRSRLRKQAETEELANKVQALTAENMALKSEINKLMESSEKLKLDNAALLEQLKDAQLGQTDEISLHKIDNLRLKKPVGTVNLLARVNNSDSTDRRNEEGESYENRSPGAKLHQLLDSSPRTDAVAAG, from the exons ATGGGGAACAGTGAAGAAGCAAAACCTTCAAAGTCTGAAAAGTCATCTCCACCTGCAATG GACCAGAACAACGTTCATGTGTATCCTGATTGGGCTACAATGCAG GCTTTCTATGGTCCAAGACTTGCTGTACCACCATATATGAACTCTGCTGTTGCTTCTCACGCGCCTCCTCCTTATATGTGGGGTCCACCACAG TCTATGATCCCCCCTTATGGGGCTCCATATGCTGCATTCTATGCTCATGGAGGAGTTTATGCACATCCTGGAGTTCCTCTG GCTGGTACTTCTTTGAGCATGGAAACACCAGTCAAGTCATCAGGGAATACAGATGGAGGCTTTGTGAAGaagttaaaagaaattgatggTCTTGCAATATCAATAGGCAATGGAAATGGCTCCAGTGCGGAACATGGAACTGAACGTAGAACCTCAGACAG TTATGACACTGAAGATTCCAGTGATGGAAGCAATGGGGATACAGCAGGG GCTGGTCAGAGTGGCAAGAAGAGAAGCAGACAAGGATCCCCCAGCAGAG CAGGAGATGGAAAAGTTGAGAAAAAGAACAGTATAGTTCCTGCATTGGAAGTTGACCGGACTTCTGAGAAGATGATAGATGCTATTCCAAATGCTAATGCACCAGTAAAAGCAATGGAGAACATGAACACTGCATTGGAACTCAAGGATCCTTCTCTGACTGTGAAGTCAGGTCCAACTCATGTTCCACAAGCATCAATGCCAAATGAAACCTGGTTGCAG AATGAAAGAGAGCTGAAGCGAGAAAGGAGGAAACAGTCCAATCGAGAATCTGCAAGAAGATCGAGACTGAGGAAACAG GCTGAGACTGAGGAACTAGCTAATAAAGTCCAAGCACTAACTGCTGAGAACATGGCCCTCAAATCTgagataaataagttaatGGAAAGCTCTGAGAAACTGAAGCTTGACAATGCTGCACTACTg GAGCAACTAAAAGACGCCCAGCTAGGGCAAACAGACGAGATAAGTCTTCACAAGATTGACAATTTGAGGCTGAAAAAACCAGTAGGCACCGTCAACCTACTTGCTAGAGTTAACAACTCTGATTCCACAGACAGAAGGAACGAGGAAGGTGAATCCTACGAGAACAGAAGTCCTGGAGCTAAGCTTCATCAGCTTCTTGACAGTAGCCCCAGGACAGATGCTGTCGCTGCTGGTTGA
- the LOC105173361 gene encoding putative glucose-6-phosphate 1-epimerase: MGHSAAVWDHRASLELTKDWNGIDQVVLRNPQGASARVSLHGGQVISWRNDRGEELLFTSSKAILKPPKAMRGGISICFPQFGNCGSLEQHGFARSKIWTIEDDPPPLHPNDSLGKSFIDLLLKPAEEDLKFWPHGFEFRLRVSLASDGNLIMISRVRNINGKPFSFSFAYHTHFSVSDISEVRVEGLETLDYLDNLCQKERFTEQGDAITFESEVDRVYLSSPRCVAVLDHERKRTYVMRKEGLPDVVVWNPWEKKSKAMTDFGDEEYKQMLCVDAAAIEKNITLKPGEEWTGRVELAAVPSSFCSDDLDPHLNFF; encoded by the exons ATGGGCCATTCTGCAGCCGTTTGGGACCATAGAGCTTCACTTGAATTGACGAAGGACTGGAATGGGATTGACCAAGTTGTACTTCGCAATCCTCAAGGCGCTTCAGCACGA GTCAGTCTGCACGGTGGACAAGTTATCTCGTGGAGGAATGATAGAGGCGAAGAACTTCTGTTCACCAGTAGTAAG gcCATCCTTAAGCCTCCAAAAGCAATGAGAGGAGGAATCTCTATTTGCTTTCCTCAG TTTGGAAACTGTGGTTCCCTTGAGCAGCACGGATTTGCAAGAAGCAAAATTTGGACAATTGAGGATGATCCTCCTCCATTACATCCAAATGATTCTCTTGGTAAATCCTTCATTGACTTACTACTCAAACCAGCTGAAGAAGATCTGAAGTTCTGGCCTCATGG ATTTGAATTTCGTCTTCGAGTCTCTCTGGCATCGGATGGAAACTTGATAATGATATCTCGCGTCAGAAACATAAACGGCAAACCTTTTAGCTTCTCATTTGCGTATCATACACACTTTTCTGTTTCTGACATAAG TGAAGTGAGGGTAGAAGGCTTAGAAACTCTGGATTACCTAGACAACCTCTGCCAGAAGGAACGTTTTACAGAGCAAGGTGATGCCATAACATTCGAATCAGAG GTAGATCGTGTTTACTTAAGCTCTCCCCGGTGTGTTGCTGTTCTGGATCATGAGAGGAAACGAACATATGTGATGAGAAAGGAAGGGCTACCAGATGTTG TTGTGTGGAACCCATGGGAGAAAAAGTCAAAAGCAATGACAGATTTTGGTGACGAAGAATACAAACAGATGCTATGTGTAGACGCAGCAGCAATAGAAAAGAACATCACTCTGAAACCAGGAGAAGAATGGACAGGACGTGTGGAGCTTGCAGCCGTACCCTCGAGCTTCTGCAGTGATGACCTTGATCCGCATCTCAATTTTTTCTGA